The following is a genomic window from Calliphora vicina chromosome 5, idCalVici1.1, whole genome shotgun sequence.
GTCGTGGAGTCGCACCTAAAGATACATTGGCTATGGGCCTCGGTAGTGTAGTTAATTGCGCCCTTTCAACATTCAAGGAATTTTGACTGGCGAAAGAGTTTAAATTGCCACATGATGTGGCTGTGAGATTGGTGAGAGTTAGACTCTGATTGGATCCTCTTCTTCGAAATAGACTCTGCTTGGCTACTTGCGTTGTATTGACGGATGCAGTGTTGGTAGTTTGTGAACTTTGCGAAGTCGTTATATTAAGATTACAACTagatttcgaatttaaattgtTCGTAGAATTTCCAACAGAGCCTAAGCTGTAGTTAGAAACACTAAGACCAGAACGACATGAACCCAAAAGGTTGCTGCAAGAACCATGGAGATTTAAAGTAAGACTGTGGTTGGAGCCTCTGCGCTGCAACAAATTTGTGGATGATGACGGATTGGCCGCCTTCGCTGGAGCATTGGCCGCTGTTGAACTTGGTAAATccattgatttttgtttaaacggATGATCAACTTGACCCGCAGTTGGGGTTGAGAACTCTACTAAAGTTAGAAATTCGGGTAATGTTTTCAAGTTCGTATTGGAGTTATGCAACAGGGGATTGTGCTTAAAAGGCGTCCTATGACCCGAAGATGGTGTTGAGGCACAATTACCCGAGCTAGGAGTTTGTAAAGACGAATAACTCGATTGCGGATCGGTTAACACCTCGTCTTCCTTTAATATCACCACCGATTTGTCATCACGATTTTCACACATCTTTTTAGTAATATCGGGTATATTAAACGAGGTGTGCTTTCTTTGGTGCAGCTGCCAGTCCACACTAGTGGAGGTCGGTATTCGTCTTCTAATTGCAGTCTTATTCAACTTGCTGTTGTGTGCCGCTAGTTGTGACAACGAAGTCGACCTGGTATTTGGCACATTTGGTCGCAAACGATCGTGGGGCTGAAATAAAGGTTTATTTTCATGCAAATTCGAATCGATCTCATCGCAGCTTAAATTTAGCTCTGGCTTTAACAGAGTCGCTTTCACGCAGTCTTTCGCAATTGGTGCCGAATCTAATGACAAGGCCTTTTCTTTGGTAGATTTAATTGTTGGAGTTTTCGGTTTATTCAAAGAGGGAGAGCTAGGCAATTTATCTCGCGCATTGTTGGCATTGTAGTGTTGTAGAGCTTGGCCCGCTACAGATGACGATGATGAgttattatttatgattttaatagttaaattatttttatttttacgatTTCTTTTGGTTTCGGTTTTAGGTAGAATTGCACTTGTTGCAGTTGTGGAATTTAATTCCCTGACGAGCATTGTTTTTGCATCCGCCTCTGTGTTTCCAGTCTCCGTCGACGATGATGGTATATTCTTCGTAACAAGGCGTTTTAACAGTTGATTGTCTTTGTTAGATGATCCATTATCATCGAGAATTGTCGATGTGCCCTGGTGCATTTGAACGTCCTGTACGACATGATCAATTTCTGGAAACTTGAAGTAGTTGCCATTTTTATAGCCAGCCGAACTAATAACACCCAAAGGTGAAGccaaatgtaaattatttatggATGTTAGTAATTTAGGCGAGTAAGTTAGACGTCCCGATGATAACATGGCCGCTTCTGACGACGTCAGTATTCTGGGTGAGCCGGTTTCATCTAAAATCATACTTGGAGAATTATTTCCGCTGTTTGTTTCATCGTTTTTGTCCATTTTGAATTTTGGCTTTGTATTTTCCTTATCTGTATCCACAGTACATTCGACAGACGAcgcattttttataattaaatgttGAGGCGAGCAAGATCTGCGCTCGTACAACGAGAATCttcgaaattttctttgaacatTTGGTGACGACGGTTCTAAATGCTTGATTAGCGATTTGGAGCTTGACTGCAAGATTCTCGGGCTCTGATTATCAATGTCCAACTCTTTTGATTGCATCATTATTGGCAAATTTTCCAACTCGATATTCGTCGGTTGAGCAACGCAAGAAGTGGTCGTTGTTGTTAATGTTGTCGCCGTTGCTGTTGTTATGGTAGACGTTGACGTACAGCTACTATGTATTTTTTCTATGTCCGCTAGCCGTGGTGTCGGAAATTCAAATGGACTTTGTAAAAACTCCATCGGTGTAAAATACGGTGTACTTTTATTACTTTCGGTGTCATCGTCGTCATTGGTGGGAAATGAATATTCAAAGGCAGTACGTATTAAATCCTCTTCTCCTCGCTGCATTGTTTCGGGTTcgaaattattattgttgttattattgttgttgttctttaaAGTGTCCATAACGTGTTGTCGCTGCGCTATCTCGCTCAAAAGTACTTGCTTTTAAGGTAAAAAAGACGCCTTTATGTCTGCCATACATAATTAAATAGCTGCAAAaagacaaaaactaaaataaacatacatatgaatattCGATTAGAATAACGCGAAATAGCACCGAAGCAGGTACTAATGATACTCgaaattttattacatacatatacataaacaTAAACATATGTACTTACTAGTTAAACATACAATATAATTCTTAAGAATTATGATCATTGTTCtaagaaatatatgtatgtagtaaatGTTTCTTTCGTTATTGCTCCTTGCTGGCTGTAGTGTCGCCTTTTTTTGTCCGCTATCTCTAAATAGTAGTAGGTACTATCTATTGACAGTAGATACAGCAGGTATTGTTTCCTTTGATTAGCGCCTTGTTGATGATATTGGCATGTCGATACCGGTAAGTATATCTTTAATTCGTTCGATGTTGGTTTTCTACTACGTATTTTTTTGTACAGGTCATTAATCGAAATAAAAATAGAGGAATAAACAAGATCCGCTTTGAAtggatttattttattgtatgtaattattagtatgtatttaaatttgaatgcaTATGATTAAGAAATTGTATTTCTATTCTCGTTTTCGATATTAATTATCAACATCACTgaataattatgtatgtatggatgtgtatttataaaattattaaatgaagGGCATTCATAATAAGacgaaacatttttaatagcGTCTTACAACACTCAACATTTTATTGAACTTTTCGTTGAATCCGATGATTAAGATCGACTCTggattttatttctataaattgtaaaaaattaaactatCAAGAGCTAAGGAATAAAATTGGTACAACAGTTTACATTTAGTATGATATGTACGACTTATAAAGTGTTTCTGTAAAATTTCGTTCTTGTACGTCATGAATGGCcagtattttttagatttttagaaCATATAGGACCATAAAGTTTGTGTATCATTGaaagaaattacttttaaatacaatatatgtataatgaTATAAACTAATTAATAAGGACCAGCTATGAGGACTGGATTCATGTACATAAATGTGTGTAAAGGTAGTAACATTTCTCCTTATCTTTGTTATTAGCCTTTTTTGGCACCCACTGTTACTTGAAATgctacatttttgtagaatagatactttttagttatttttatattaagtatttgttaataacaaaaaaattataataattataaacaaatcaCTGCGTGCAAAGTACTTTGTTTAGTTGAGTACGTATTTATACAAAGTTTCAACAATTGAAATATAAGAAATATGTACGTAAAGAAATTAGCAACATCGGCAGCaacaatacaatttgtttttcttgtttttatgtttttgtttttcgcaTCTAATAGATGTCTATTTTCGTTACAATTTTATCTACTCCCCTCAATACAATACGATTTTTTTCGATGTTAAGGTAAGGTACATagtgaccaaaaaaaaaaaaactcaagttCAGTGAAGtgttcatcatcattattattaaactTTGCTCAAATACAACTAAATATGgattgtatttatgtatgtatgtagtacatacatttattgtttgTATATTGTAAGGAGgggaattaatattatttttttgttttttattaaaatcatataatttacgtataaatttgtattaaaattattttttaatggtatcatttcatttctattttttatatatttatttatatttttctttaactcTGCATGAGTCCTCATCTTCCAACTTATTCTGTATTAATGAGTTGTCATGGCccgtattttttataatttaataattaaatttccgTCGTTTACTTCTTGGAACTCGTTAAATGTTaaacataataattatttaaattttatttgcaaattaaaagtaattattcgatattttaatgaatttatttgaaCGTTCTATAAAGAATATGCTATTATAGGCAGACACACAgtgaaaaatctttaatatacaCAATAGTGAACTAATTTCTCGGTTTTCAACGAGTATCTATCAGATACAGCGAGTTACTGTGCGATTCGTTTGGCTGTGttcattacattcatttaaatgGTTGATTTTCTCCAAATTCTAGGCCattgttgccacttcatgtgtaatagCACATATCATGTGTAATTAAAACTTATATGTGTAGATCATCTGTAATAATAGGTAGCATGTATAATTTCTGATTACTTCTACTTGAACAGAatttcaaaataacaaaaaaaatatcatcaGATTTATATGATATGAGCATATGAGAAACTGCCTCGTCATTATCGAGATCACTATTCTGTATGTAGAAATAAATAGTTCCGCTCTATGTCTTTTATGCCCATAGGATGACGCCCATAGGCGTATTTTTGAAGAGGAACTTCAGAGTTACGATCATAATATACCGCTTCAGTATGGTAAGAATCATAAAAAAGAAGGGATGTAATTTGGGCTTAATACTGGTCATAGGACCAGGCACTACTAAactcaacatttttacattattttgacAAGTAATTgtgcgaaaaaaaacttttaaagtattttcttaATAGTGTTTTTCTtctgatttataatttaatcaTGTGTAATTTGTGGCGACACCGCCTAGATTCACAAAATACTATGTAAAATATTAGCGCttttcacaatgtagagtacttggcctagtaaaaaagcagaaaaactatttattgacaaacatttcaatttctaatgtattttgtttttatttttttgatattgtgctcttttactacattgCCAGGCCAAGtaccatagaataaacacatagaacggaaggagagagtaatatatatataaaaaatactatattttcacacatacgggtgatacaataacaaaatacatgcaatacattctcatgaactaggtttttgacaacagacttaggtttttggctctcagttacctatcgagttgttgtctatgccaagtactctacattgtgaatacttAGGCCTGACAAATGTAtcgtaaatatgtattttatgtatgtatgtatttatttacgtTCGATACGTAGAAATGTTATTCAAATAGATTTTTACGTTacttgggggttacacgatcaagttttgcctttcaagttttaatacactcacacttttttactaatacactcacacttttaagaattgaaacgaacttgcattcaatttcacattcaagttggtgttcaatttttcattcaagaaaacagctgattacatttttatgtccaatttgtactaaaattgttttcaagttgcgtgctgcctacgtcaccgctttcaatttttataaattttgacaaacagtatatgtaaaagactatcaagaaaaacttgatcgtgtggctgcagTGTTAATATTTACTAATAACCATATAAACatctacatatatgtatgaacCGATCAAAAGCAGAACCTAGCGTGAACATTagtaagttaattttaaaatatgtacacaaAAACGCGAATTCACCATGAACATCTGGCAACACTGCTGGAGtattttcttcttgtttttctttGAACTGTCATTTCATTGTTGAGAAAAATTTAGATTCATGTagtaataattaaatttgtaaaactagtgaaaattcattaataaaacCTCGAAAATATtctatgaatttgtaaaaaaaattcaaacatgaAAATGTTGTAACAGTGAAAGattgaaatagaaataaatgttaaagaataaataaattctcGGATTTTTATGGCTGCAATCAGATGAAGAGAATGAAAGTGTAGATGtgtgaaaacaaagaaaaaaaattaaacaaattacaatgggaaaaataaataaaagtattttttagcaaaattgaaagaaaatacatttgaaatttgataaaatataaATCCAAAGAAGATAAAGACGCATTTACcgttgaaataataaaacaaaagtgatTCATCGTTATCAACATTACTGCACACACTCCTCCTCATCAGATATTTTGTGTGAACAACTTCTTCTGCACTGGTGTCTGTTGCACTTGTTTCGTGTGTCAATGAATTGTGTTTTGCTGATTTTTTGATTTCGTGATTCCTTCATTCTCATATACTCGAAAGAAACACTACCTCCGGCAGCTGATACAGTGAAATGATTAAGTGTATGAAATCGGTCGTCAGCTGCTTCATTTGATTTTTCACTTCATACGAAATTTTCTTCATTTGAGATACTTTATAAAATGGATTTGGTAGATATCGATCAAGTTTTGGACAACCTGGAGTTGCACGAAGAGGCTGAAAACGAGCAGAGAAGGGCAGAGGAGAAACTTTCTAAGAGTACTCAACCACAACCAAAGTCGTCCACAAATACGAATAACGGTTATGTACAGCAATCCCTCGAAGAACCAACAGGAAAGTCAGGTTTTAAAGCAGTTTCTCAGGTATTTAACAGTTTAGATGACTACTGCAATAATGTAGAGTCTTTGGAATCAAAAGCATCAACCACAACTGTTTCCGAAATATGTCAAAAGTCTCATGAAGATTATGATAATGGCCATAGATTTCAACCACAACATACGGTCAGCTCATCTAAGCAGGAATTAGCTGAGTATGAAAATGAGGTGGAAGAAAGTAAAGATATACATAAATTCACAGAGGAAAaacgaaataaattaaaaacaaataatgattcggtagAAAGAGACACAACAGATTCGAATAACTCGTTTACATCGGAATCTTTAACCACATCCTCGAATTCAACATTCTCCTCGGGACCTTCCTTTGAGGTGGAGTCATCTTTAGAGGATCCCATTCCTGCAACACAATCGAAGGAAGAAAAAGTgattaatgaaaatatagaaGGTTCTCAATTACGGCAAGTTGAAGATACTGCGACAATACCAATAAACAAATTATCTCCAGAAACTAAAAGTTGCCATCAAAGCGAGTCGGAACAGGACTTAGACAAAGAACATTTATTAGAAACTGAAGATGAGCATCAACCAAATATAGTAGACGATAACAAAAGTCAGAACATTGAAGATCTTGCACAAGGTTTATCCTCTATTTCTATAACAAGTGTTAATTTTCAGTCACAATCCATATTACCTTTGGAGACGTCAATATCATCATCGTCATTGGGCAAAGTTTTAGATAATCTTACAGTTTCGGAAGACACATCCGCGCTTAGCCAAATTAGAGATATATCCGATAAAGCAGTAACATCAGAGACTAAACTAACTTCTATTGTTTCCGAACCACCCAATACGTCTGTAGAAGTAATTAATGAATCTGTACAACAGCAGCACAGTCATCAGATGCAGCAGCCACAACAGCCACCGCAACAAAATGCTGCAAGTCTGCCTCAACCGTTGGAATATGTTGCTTGTAAAATGGAAGCTCAAGTACAAATTCAACAACCAATAACATTTTGCTCTACTATGGATGATATTTCAGATACTGAATTGGATTCCATGTTGCAGGAAATGGATATCGATGAAGAGGGAGCGGACGAGCAGCAAAAGCCCAAACCTGAATTCGTTGCAATAGTAAACTCTGTGGACTCGGAGATTTTGGAAAATCCAAAGGATCAAATTAAGGAAACATACGCTGCTACAATCATGGAACAAAAAGAAGAGATCGCATCATTATCCAGCTCAGGGGATCATCCGAATGGTGATAGTTTTTCACAGGCTTCAACAGTCGAGTTTTCAGAAATAAGGCCCCAGTTGGAGAATGAAAACGATGTGGCAGAACCAGAAAATAATATGGTTATAAATTCGCCAGTATCTTCGTATAGTAACAGCGAATCTTCTTCGTTGGAGGGTGATATAATTCGGCCTAAAAACATAGAAGTAGAAGATGATGGCGACGCGTCAAGACCGCAAAGGCCGACCTCGTTGGACTTACCAGCTATTCAAGCATTGGACTTGTATGCAAATGCAGGACAAACTCCACCTGGTAATGAGCAATCGCAACAGCAACCGCAACTAGAACAAGAGCAGGCAGAGTTACAAACTCCTTCTCCCGAAGTAGAACCTCACGAAAACCCAATAACAAGCGACGTGGCCGAAGCCACTGGTTACAGTGAAGACCCTAATGCGAATTTGGGCAAAGTTCCTCCAATATGGGTACCCGACAATATGGCAACTGGCTGCATGCAATGCTCAGCCAAATTTACAATGATTAAACGTCGACATCATTGTCGAGCCTGTGGCAAAGTACTGTGCTCAGTCTGTTgctcacaaaaattcaaactaGAGTTTCTTACTGAGCCGGAGTCTAGGGTTTGTGTGCAGTGTTATTTAATTCTTACCCAAAGACAAACACAAAGTGTGATAAACTCAAGAATAAATGATCAAATTCCATCTGCACTTACACAAGACACAACTGCCCCGATGAACGACAATGTCGTTCCAACAGACCGTTCTCCAAATCCCAACAATCCAATGGAATACTGCTCGACTATTCCACCGTATCGACAAGTCAGCACAGAGCCAAAAACGACACCCAGTGTAATTGTGCCTGTAGGAGTACTGAAGAAAGATAACGGGAGTTACTCGTCGAATTCTTCCAATTCCAGCGGCCAAAAGGCACGCAAACGTAAATCTGTCATGTTTAGCGATGGCATAGCGCCAGGCAGTGATCTGGCTAGCATAGATCAGTGGAATGAACCCAAACAACCGCGTCGACAAAGTGATCGTTCAAATAGAAACTCAAACGGCAGTAATAAACCATCAACGCCAACGCGCTCCGAACACATAACTGATGTCACCACCATGGGTTTGGTAGCCCAATTATTTAGGGGATCAATACCGCCTTCGGCTGCCGCTGCTACTCTTAATACCGTACAATCTAATTCATCTTCGAAAAGTTCAAAAGGAACAGGTATGTATTGTGATGACATTATCCATGCTCCAAAACATTTAACCtctaatatgtttttttaagtttcgaAACAAATAACAGATtcttcaataaataataaagcgTCATCTGCAGTGTCAAAAAGTCAGGATAACAGTCGTGCCAAACGTTTACCACCATCAGGATGTGATGACCATGGCTGCTTTATACCAGCGGCTGATGGTGCTTTACCACCCATTGTGACTGCAAAAGACGAAAGTGGTTGTGATTATGACTACAAGGATGTCACCAATAATTATGATTTAGTTAAACGTTTACAGAACGAAACTCTCAAGTTTGCAGTGCAAaagaatttctttgtttttgctaaaatcgtCAATTGTAAGTACCTATTTGCTTCACTCAACTGAGTGTGTTTTAGTTGCAACATTCATCCAcatttgtttgaatttaaaatttataaaattcatatatttCAGTGAAGTGTTGTTTAAACCGAACAGTCATTAATTTCACCACATACGGTATGCATCATGTGGGCAATgatgaaattgttattttattggaGTTTGAACCACCAGCCTCGAAAGAAGACGTATCAGTCGGTGGTAATCTGATACCGAAAGACATTTTtgttcatttgaatgaaatttataataacGCCGAATCCGGAAATCCAATTCAAGATTTAACTCACACCAGTCCACAACAACCAACTTTCCTAGGATCTCGGGATTATGGCGGTTTTATATTCATACGACCCACTTTTCAATGTATGCAAGATATTATTCTGCCAGACAATCCCTATTTGATCGGTATACTAATACATCGCTATGAAGTTCCATGGGCCAAGGTGTTTCCTTTGCGTTTAATGTTACGATTAGGCGCCCAATATCGTTACTATCCTTGTCCTCACGTGTCGATGGTAAACAGAGATTCGGTTTATGCTGAAATCGCACAGACAATTATTAACTTCTTGGCAGTGAGTTTTATTCAGAACTACCCTTCCATTGAATATAATTAAAGCAGTTGCATTGTTTTTCTTTCAGGATTTTCGCAACTACACGTATACATTGCCATTCATAAGAGGAATGTATATTCACATGGAAGATCGTCAAACTACGGTGGTGATACCACGAAATCGTTTAGAGGACGTTATTAAAGCTATAAACAATTCCAGCGATCACATTTTGGCTTTCGGTGGCAACTTCTCAAAGTCAGCCGATGGCCATTTAGTGTGCATGCAAAATGTAAACGATGACCGTACTGAAATGTACGCTTATTCTACACAAGCTATCAACATACAAGGACAGCCCAGAAAAGGTATCTTGAGAGCTGTCTTTAAATCGTCTGAAAAGAATCAGAGTAAtgcatgtatttttttttttgcagtaacTGGTGCAAGTTTTTTTGTACTGAATGAATCCTTAAAAACCACTAGTGGTTTATCTGGTAAATGCAGTATTGTCGAAGACGGTCTAATGGTACAAATTTTGCCCTCAAAAATGGAAGAAGTACGTAACtctttaaaaaatcaaacaGATGTTACCATCATTTGTGGCCCGATTGATGCTGATGAACAACACACGGAAATTGTTTGTCTCAAATGGGTGGAAAATGATAAGGAATTTAATATTGGGTACAATTTCTTCATCTTCTTCTACTTGTGATTATTAATTTCTTATACATATacgtatttattgtttacagaGTCAAATCGCCAATAGATGATAGACTAATGGATGGCATATCAAGTATGCGGGTTCATGCCAGTTTCAATTATTCTAATTCAAATTACGCCATTCGCTTGACCGACATTTATGTAGTTAAGGTGAGTTTTTTCatcaatgtttttgttttgctttcgGCACTTTAATTCGTTAATCGTTTATACATTTGATTTTAGTACGACAACTGGTACAATACTAACTCTTCGACTATTAGCGCAGCCACAACTTCAGATATAACACGTATGACTGAACAAATTGCTCGCAGCACATCAATGGCCCTCGTGCCTTTTCTAGATCTTTTAGCAGCCAGTAAGAGTACGAAGATAGGTCTTAGAGCGACGTTACATCAAGATAATGTAAGTACAGTTTTCATTTACTTTGCATGTTATGCATTCTCACTTCTAAAAATcgcaattaattatatttaaaatatactgATAGAATGTCATTTCTCATTACTACTAATGTCAGTACACTGAGTATAGTTATGCAtactatttacatatatataaacaaaactcGTGGGCTAGGGGACTGTGCACAAGGTATTACTTCTCCCAAAACATTCTCAAACATTTGAGAAAgtgttaattttcaatttgtagCTAAATCTGTGAATTTTCTGAGAATGTATCAAATAACTGATCTTTacatttctcaaaaattttgctcgtctataaaatctttaaagttttttaatgttATAAACATTGGAATTATAATCGTGGGTTTGGGTGCGACAGACGTAGTACAGTTTGATAATTAATTTACTTGGTTTGATGacattaaaatcgaaatttttaaatgatatttttgCAATAATCGAAACATTGCGAAGATTCTCCAGTGAATCAATTGAGTTGGATACCCTattgtcaccgataagcatcttcgGCCTCTCCCGTATGCGGCCGAGTAACTACAAAATAGACattgaagcaccggcccataaATGAGAGTTGTATTGTATTTACCGGCATTGTTGATTTATCATCTTCTACTAaatgttgttaaataaatatttggtcaattcacaaggtctcttattagtcatattgtcataatgtcttaatatatctcgactcggcagctcggcttaaccgatacttaggcattcggcgaagTATCGAAGtatggttggttacgataacacaataaacatagcatacagagtactattattttagaacactttttacttgaaaaacaataaaaaccattgtgaaatattaggatattatgacaatatgagaccttgtgaattgaccag
Proteins encoded in this region:
- the Sara gene encoding zinc finger FYVE domain-containing protein 9, encoding MDLVDIDQVLDNLELHEEAENEQRRAEEKLSKSTQPQPKSSTNTNNGYVQQSLEEPTGKSGFKAVSQVFNSLDDYCNNVESLESKASTTTVSEICQKSHEDYDNGHRFQPQHTVSSSKQELAEYENEVEESKDIHKFTEEKRNKLKTNNDSVERDTTDSNNSFTSESLTTSSNSTFSSGPSFEVESSLEDPIPATQSKEEKVINENIEGSQLRQVEDTATIPINKLSPETKSCHQSESEQDLDKEHLLETEDEHQPNIVDDNKSQNIEDLAQGLSSISITSVNFQSQSILPLETSISSSSLGKVLDNLTVSEDTSALSQIRDISDKAVTSETKLTSIVSEPPNTSVEVINESVQQQHSHQMQQPQQPPQQNAASLPQPLEYVACKMEAQVQIQQPITFCSTMDDISDTELDSMLQEMDIDEEGADEQQKPKPEFVAIVNSVDSEILENPKDQIKETYAATIMEQKEEIASLSSSGDHPNGDSFSQASTVEFSEIRPQLENENDVAEPENNMVINSPVSSYSNSESSSLEGDIIRPKNIEVEDDGDASRPQRPTSLDLPAIQALDLYANAGQTPPGNEQSQQQPQLEQEQAELQTPSPEVEPHENPITSDVAEATGYSEDPNANLGKVPPIWVPDNMATGCMQCSAKFTMIKRRHHCRACGKVLCSVCCSQKFKLEFLTEPESRVCVQCYLILTQRQTQSVINSRINDQIPSALTQDTTAPMNDNVVPTDRSPNPNNPMEYCSTIPPYRQVSTEPKTTPSVIVPVGVLKKDNGSYSSNSSNSSGQKARKRKSVMFSDGIAPGSDLASIDQWNEPKQPRRQSDRSNRNSNGSNKPSTPTRSEHITDVTTMGLVAQLFRGSIPPSAAAATLNTVQSNSSSKSSKGTVSKQITDSSINNKASSAVSKSQDNSRAKRLPPSGCDDHGCFIPAADGALPPIVTAKDESGCDYDYKDVTNNYDLVKRLQNETLKFAVQKNFFVFAKIVNLKCCLNRTVINFTTYGMHHVGNDEIVILLEFEPPASKEDVSVGGNLIPKDIFVHLNEIYNNAESGNPIQDLTHTSPQQPTFLGSRDYGGFIFIRPTFQCMQDIILPDNPYLIGILIHRYEVPWAKVFPLRLMLRLGAQYRYYPCPHVSMVNRDSVYAEIAQTIINFLADFRNYTYTLPFIRGMYIHMEDRQTTVVIPRNRLEDVIKAINNSSDHILAFGGNFSKSADGHLVCMQNVNDDRTEMYAYSTQAINIQGQPRKVTGASFFVLNESLKTTSGLSGKCSIVEDGLMVQILPSKMEEVRNSLKNQTDVTIICGPIDADEQHTEIVCLKWVENDKEFNIGVKSPIDDRLMDGISSMRVHASFNYSNSNYAIRLTDIYVVKYDNWYNTNSSTISAATTSDITRMTEQIARSTSMALVPFLDLLAASKSTKIGLRATLHQDNVCYEAGTRGEKLPPLYMNAMDNHLIPTLHSISSSIEEAIILELIFYILNV